The following DNA comes from bacterium.
TCCCTCATCGTCTCGCCGACCGCGCGCGCGATATCGCCAAAGGCGATGCGCCGGTCAAGAAACGCCGCCACGGCGATTTCGTTGGCGGCGTTCAGCACCGCGGGCGCGTCCGGCGCGCCGCGCAGAGCCTCGTAAGCCAAGTTTAGACAAGGGAACGCGGCGAAGTCCACCGGAAAGAACTCGAGCGGTGAGACCGCCGTCAGGTCGAGCCGCGGCATCACCCCCGGCAGCCGTTCGGGATAGGAGAGCGCGTACGCGATCGGCCCGCGCATGTCCGGCACGCCGAGTTGCGCGATCACCTGCCCGTCGCGAAACTCCACCATCGAATGCACGATCGAACCGGGGTGGATGACGACGTCGATCCGCTCCGGCGGCAGGTCGAAAAGCCAGCGTGCCTCGATCACCTCGAGCCCCTTGTTCATCAGCGTCGCCGAATCGATGGTGATCTTCGGGCCCATCTTCCACGTGGGGTGCGCCAGCGCCTCCTCGGGCGTGACGTTCGCGAGCGAAGCGGCCTCCCGTCCGCGAAACGGCCCTCCGGAGGCGGTCAATACGATGCGCGCGACCTCGCCGCGGTTATGCCCGACGACGCTCTGGAAGATCGCCGAATGCTCCGAGTCGATCGGCAGGATCTCCACGCCCTTTTTCCGCGCAAGATCGAGCATGAGACGCCCGGCCATGACGAGCGTTTCCTTGTTCGCGAGCGCGACGGGGATGCCGGCCGAAAGCGCGGCCCACGTCGGCGACAGTCCCGCCGCGCCGACGATCCCGGAGACGCAAAGCTCCACGCCGTCGCTCGTCGCGACTTCGCGCAAACCGGCCTCGCCGAACACGACGCGAACGCCGTCGCCGGCGATCTCGCGTAGTCGCCGCGCGGATTCCTCATCCGCCATCGCCATGACGCGCGGCGAAAATTCCGCGGCCTGTTTCGCCGCCTCCTCGACGTTTCGCCCCGCGGCCATCGAAACGACGCGAAAGCGGTCCGGAAACGAACGCACGATGTTGAGGACGTTTTTCCCGATGGAGCCGGTGGAACCGAGAAGGGCGATGCGTTTCATGGATTAAGGATCGAGGATTGAGGATTGAGGATTGAGTCCAATCGCCATCGTCTCGCGCCCGGGCGCCGCGACGTCATAGCCGCAAACGAAGTCGCGCCGCTCCGGGCGGGGCGACGAAGTGCGTAGGTGGGTGCGCGCTCGGCCGGGCGATCGCGGCGGGTTACGACAACCTTCCGGACCCGCAGACCTCCAGACATACAGACTCTCATTCGGGAACAGGAGCGGGAGCGCGCGAAAGCACTCAATCCTCTATCCTCAATCCTCGATCCTCCCTCGGTCCTCATCCCATGCGCCCCGGGCCGACGATCTGCGCGAAGAAATACATCGCCGGCGCGGCAAAAAGGATCGCGTCGATGCGATCGAGCACGCCGCCGTGGCCCGGCATGAACACACCCGAATCCTTGACGCCGGCGCCGCGTTTCATGGTCGATTCGACAAGGTCGCCGACCGGTACGAGAAACGCGTACATCCCGCCAAGGATGAGGCCGTCGACGGGCTCCCAAACGTGGCTTGTGGCCGTGACGAACACCGCCGCGATCGTCCCGACGACCGCGCCGCCGAAAAGACCTTCCCACGTTTTTCCGGCGGACACGCGCGGCCAGAGCTTGTGCTTGCCGAATTTCTTGCCGACGAAAAACGCGCCCGCGTCGTTCATCCACACGATCGCGAAATGCATGATGAGAAGCTTGCTGTCGCCGAATTGCGGCTCGATGCGGCGAATGGCGACGAGCATCGCGGTGAGAAGCCCGGTGTAGATCGCGGCAAATACGATCGCGGAAGCCGTCGACCAAACACGCTCGATCTCCTTCACGGCGAACATCGAAGCGGAAAACGCGATGACGAACGCGGCGCAGATTCCGACGACGGCAAGCTCCGGAATGCCCGTCTGCGCGAGGACATAAACGAAGATGCTCGACGCGACGGCAAGCACGATCGGCACGCGCTGGTTTTCGCGGAACATCAGGCGCGAGAGCTCGAAAGATCCGATCGCCGCGCCGATCGCGAGCGCGATCAGCATGAAGATATCCGGCGGCGCGTAGCCGACGATCCACACGCCAAGCGGCATGAGCGCAAGCGCGACGATGACCTTCGTCTTGCCCGAATCCATCAGCGCGTCCCCGAGGCGAGCTGATCGCTCGTCGCGCCGAAGCGGCGTTCGCGGGCCGCGTAGTCCAGGATCGCGCGATGCAGATGCTCGCGCCGGAAATCGGGCCAGAGGACGTCGGTCACGTGGATCTCCGCGTAGGCGATCTGCCAGAGCAGATAATTGGAAACGCGCATCTCGCCGCTCGTGCGGATGAGCAGGTCGGGATCGGGCATGTCCGCGGTCATCAGCTCGCGCGCGAACCCGGCCTCGTCGATCGCGCCGGGCTCGATCGCGCCGGCCTTCGCGCGGGCGGCGAGCCTTCGCGCGGCCTCGACGATCTCGTCGCGCCCGCCGTAGGACAGCGCGATGGTGAGCACCATGCCCTGGCCGGACGCGGTCTCGCGAATGGTGTATTCGATCGCCGCTCGCACGTCGCGCGGAATGCGTTCGACGCGGCCGATCACGTTCAGGCGTACGCCGTTTTCCTTGAGCTCCGGCAGCTCGCGTTCGACGTAGCTTTTCAAAAGGCGCCACAGGCCCGCGATCTCGGTGACGGGGCGCTTCCAGTTTTCGAGCGAAAACGCGTAGAGCGTGAGATAACCGATGCCCGCCCTGTGGCATTCGCGCACCGTCTCTCGCACGGAGTCGATGCCGTGGCGATGGCCGAACAGGCGCCCGCGCCCGCGTTCCTTCGCCCAGCGGCCGTTGCCGTCCATGATGATGGCGATGTGCCTCGGGCACCGCTCGGGCGGCAGCTCGGCCACGGAGGTAAATGTCATGTCGCGCCTTGACGCCCGGCAGATCCGGCCGCGCGGGTAATTGCGTTCGTCGCCACGTGTGCGTCGGAAAAGTCTAGTGGAAAGACGGAGAAAGTGTCGAGAGGCAAGAGCCGAGACGAGCGACGAGTGACGAATTCCATCGCGTGTCGCTGGCCGTAGGCCCGTGCGCGGTATCAGAGCCGCGACCGCAAGGAAGCGGGTCGCATGCGCGCGCCGCCGCACCGTCTACGTCAGCCCCAGCTCTCGGCGCACGTCGTCCCAAGGGAACACGTAGTCGTCGTCAAAGCCAAATGGAGAACGATTCACAAGTCGCGTGATAATCGCCGTTGCGATTTCGCCCTTACGCTTCATGACCTCGGCCGAGTTCATGCCGAGTTCACGCGAAATACCGATCACGGTCGCGCCGATAACCAGGGACTCGTCATCCGGTGGAGTATGCACAACGACCCTGCCCCGAACTTCGGCGCCAAGACCGGAGCGCGGCTCGCCTACGTTGACGTATAAAACGTCCACGCCTTCGTCATCGTCGTAGTTTGTATGAATTTCGAGGTCGTCCACAAACCGCTCCGCTTGCCCCTCCGCGCCGCTCAGATCTCCATCACGTCCTTTTCGCGGCGGGAGGCGATGTCGTCGACTTTCTTGATGTAGTCGTCATGGACCTTCTGGACGCGCTCCTGCGCCTTGCGGGACTCGTCCTCGGGAATGTCGCCGTCCTTTTCGAGCGCCTTCAGCATGTCGTTGGCCTCGCGGCGGTGCAGGCGCACCTGGACGCGCGTATCCTCGGCCATCTTCTTGATCTGCTTCACGATGTCCTTGCGCCGATCCTCGGTCAAAGGCGGAAACGCGATGCGCACGACCTTGCCGTCGTTGGTCGGGTTCAGATCCGCGCTCTGCTTCTGGATCGCCTTTTCGATCGCGCCGACCTGCGAGGCGTCCCACGGCACGATGACGATGAGCCGCGGCTCCGGCACGCTGACCGTCGCCATCTGGTTGATGGGCGTCGCCTGCCCGTAGTAGTCCACGCGAATGCCCTCGAGCACCAGCGGGTTCGCGCGGCCGGTGCGCGTCTTGGCAAGCTCGCGGCCGAACGCCTCGATGGTCTTTTCCATCTGCGCGGTGAGGTCGTCGAAGATGTCGTCGATCATGCCTTGCTCCTGATGACGGTGCCCGGCGCCTCGCCGGTGAGCGCGCGCCGGATGTTGCCCTCCACCGTCATGTTGAACACGCCGATGGCGACGCGGTTGGTCGAGCACAACGATACCGCCGTCTGATCCATGACGGAAAGCCCGCGCGTGATGACCTCGTCGTAGGTCAATTCGTCGTAAAGCTTCGCGCCGGGATTCTTGACGGGGTCGGCGTCGTACACGCCGTCGACCTTGGTGCCCTTGTGCAGCACATCGCACGAAAGCTCGCACGCCCGCAGCGCCGCCGCCGTGTCGGTCGTGAAGTACGGCCAGCCCGTTCCGCCCGCGAGCAGCACCACGCGCCCCTTTTCCAGATGCGCGACGGCCCGCTCGCGGATGTACGTCTCGCACGCGCGCGGCATCTCGAACGCGCTCATCGCGCGCGCGGAAAGGCCCAGGCGCTTGAGCGCGTCGGCCATCGCGATCGCGTTCATGACCGTGGCGAGCATGCCGATGGTATCGGCCAGGCCGCGATCCATCCCGCGCGCGCTCGCCTCGAATCCCCGGAAGACATTGCCGCCGCCGATGACGAGGGCAACCTGAACGCCCGTCTCCATCGCGTCCCGGATTTCGCCCGCCACGCGGGTAAGCGTGCCGGCATCCAGTCCATAGGACGCGGGGCCCATCAGCGCCTCGCCGGAAAGTTTCAGCAGGACGCGGCTGGGCGCGGCGGTCATCAGCGGATCTCCTCTCCAACCTGGAAGCGGACAAATCGGCGGATCTCGATCTTCTCGCCGATCTTCGTGAGCATGTCGGCCAGCAGATCGTTGATGCGTTTGTCGGGGTCCTTCACGAACGCCTGCTCCACGAGGCAGTTGTCCTCGTAGTATTTGCGCAGCTTTCCTTCCGCGATCTTGTCGAGCACGTTTTCCGGCTTGCCGGTGCCGCGCGCTTCCTCGCGGTAGATGTCCTTTTCCTTGTCCACGATCTCGGCGGGCACATCCTCCGGCCGAACCCAGCGGGGATTGGCGGCGGCGATGTGCATGGCCACATCGCGGCCGAACGCCTGGAAGTCGGCGCTTCGGGCCACGAAATCGGTCTCGCAGTTGATCTCGACCATGACGCCGATGCTGGCGCCGGTGTGGATGTAGCTGCCGATGACGCCCTGTCCCGCGACGCGGTCCGCGCGCTTCTCCGAACGCGCGATGCCCTTTTTGCGCAGCCACTCGATCGCGGCTTCGAAATCGCCGCCGGTTTCGGTGAGCGCCTTCTTGCAATCCATCATGCCGACGCCGGTCTTCTCGCGAAGCTCCTTGACGGCTGTTGCGGTAATCGTCATGTCGTATCTCCCAGGATAAGTCGCGGGCGGGGCGTTGGCCTCGCCGCCCGCGAACGGATGGTTTGTTGCCGGACCCGCTCCCCCACGGTTGCGGTTCCGATTGCGTGACAGACCCGCTCCCTTACGGTCGCGGTTCTTATCGCCTGCGTGCCCGCTCCCTCACGGTCGCGGTTCCAATCGGTTTAGGCCGCGACAGTACGGGGCGCGCCTATTCGTCGGCGCCGCCGGACTCGTCATCCGCTTCGTCCACAAGGCGGTGACGCACCTGCACGTCCACGCCGGCGACCGGTTGTTCCTCGATCACGTCCTCCACGCGGCGCGTGCTGATCGGCCGCATGAAGACGGCCGGCTCATCGCCGCCGGCGGCCGACGGCTCCTGACGCACGCGCTTTTCGAAGACCTGCAGGCCCTCGAGCACCGCGTCGGCGATCGCCGAGGAAAACAGCGAGATCGAGCGGATCGCGTCGTCGTTGCCCGGCACCACGTAATCGATGCCGTCGGGATCGCAGTTCGTATCCACGATGCCGATGATCGGGATGTCGAGCGTCTTGCCCTCGCGCGCGGCGATGTGCTCCTTGTTCGGATCGATGATGAACATGAGCTCCGGCAGGCGGCTCATGATCTTGATGCCGCCGAAGCTCTTTTCGAGCTTCTCACGCATCTTTTCGTACTGAAGGATTTCCTTCTTGGTCGCCGGACCCCACTCGTTTTTCTCGTGCATCTCGTCGAGCTTTTTCAGCTTGGCGACCGAATGCTTGACGGTCTGGAAGTTCGTCAGAAGGCCGCCGGGCCAGCGGTTGTTGACGTACGGCATGCCGCAGCGGTCGGCCTGCTTCCGGATTTCCTTTGCCGCCGCCTTTTTCGTGCCGATGAACAGCACCTGCCCACCGCGCGACGCCGTCTCGGCCGCGGCCTGAGCCGCGCGCTCGAACAATTGCACCGTGCGATCGAGATTGATGATGTGGATGCCGTTGCGGTCGTCGAAGATGTACGGGCGCATCTTCGGGTTCCAACGGCCGGTCTGGTGGCCGAAATGAACGCCGGCCTCCATCATGCTTTTGAGCGACGCAACCATTCGTAAGTCCTCCGCGGGGTTGTTCCTCCGCCGCCATCAACCCGGGGCTTTACCGCAAGCGGCACCCCAGCCACCGGTCCGGTCAGCGTGTGGTGTTTGAAGCCCCCGGCAAGACGCTCCGCCGAAGGCGGCGGTTACATACCACCGCGGGCTATCGAAGGCAAGGCGGCGGAAAGAATTGGGAATTGCGAATGCCACGGACGCCGATCCGCCGGCGCCGAAACCGCCGTCAGGGCCGCAAACGCAGCGAAGCGGAGTGCGCGGTCGGCCCCGC
Coding sequences within:
- a CDS encoding isoprenyl transferase — its product is MTFTSVAELPPERCPRHIAIIMDGNGRWAKERGRGRLFGHRHGIDSVRETVRECHRAGIGYLTLYAFSLENWKRPVTEIAGLWRLLKSYVERELPELKENGVRLNVIGRVERIPRDVRAAIEYTIRETASGQGMVLTIALSYGGRDEIVEAARRLAARAKAGAIEPGAIDEAGFARELMTADMPDPDLLIRTSGEMRVSNYLLWQIAYAEIHVTDVLWPDFRREHLHRAILDYAARERRFGATSDQLASGTR
- the pyrH gene encoding UMP kinase, with the translated sequence MTAAPSRVLLKLSGEALMGPASYGLDAGTLTRVAGEIRDAMETGVQVALVIGGGNVFRGFEASARGMDRGLADTIGMLATVMNAIAMADALKRLGLSARAMSAFEMPRACETYIRERAVAHLEKGRVVLLAGGTGWPYFTTDTAAALRACELSCDVLHKGTKVDGVYDADPVKNPGAKLYDELTYDEVITRGLSVMDQTAVSLCSTNRVAIGVFNMTVEGNIRRALTGEAPGTVIRSKA
- the rpsB gene encoding 30S ribosomal protein S2, with translation MVASLKSMMEAGVHFGHQTGRWNPKMRPYIFDDRNGIHIINLDRTVQLFERAAQAAAETASRGGQVLFIGTKKAAAKEIRKQADRCGMPYVNNRWPGGLLTNFQTVKHSVAKLKKLDEMHEKNEWGPATKKEILQYEKMREKLEKSFGGIKIMSRLPELMFIIDPNKEHIAAREGKTLDIPIIGIVDTNCDPDGIDYVVPGNDDAIRSISLFSSAIADAVLEGLQVFEKRVRQEPSAAGGDEPAVFMRPISTRRVEDVIEEQPVAGVDVQVRHRLVDEADDESGGADE
- the frr gene encoding ribosome recycling factor — translated: MIDDIFDDLTAQMEKTIEAFGRELAKTRTGRANPLVLEGIRVDYYGQATPINQMATVSVPEPRLIVIVPWDASQVGAIEKAIQKQSADLNPTNDGKVVRIAFPPLTEDRRKDIVKQIKKMAEDTRVQVRLHRREANDMLKALEKDGDIPEDESRKAQERVQKVHDDYIKKVDDIASRREKDVMEI
- the tsf gene encoding translation elongation factor Ts yields the protein MTITATAVKELREKTGVGMMDCKKALTETGGDFEAAIEWLRKKGIARSEKRADRVAGQGVIGSYIHTGASIGVMVEINCETDFVARSADFQAFGRDVAMHIAAANPRWVRPEDVPAEIVDKEKDIYREEARGTGKPENVLDKIAEGKLRKYYEDNCLVEQAFVKDPDKRINDLLADMLTKIGEKIEIRRFVRFQVGEEIR
- a CDS encoding phosphatidate cytidylyltransferase, encoding MDSGKTKVIVALALMPLGVWIVGYAPPDIFMLIALAIGAAIGSFELSRLMFRENQRVPIVLAVASSIFVYVLAQTGIPELAVVGICAAFVIAFSASMFAVKEIERVWSTASAIVFAAIYTGLLTAMLVAIRRIEPQFGDSKLLIMHFAIVWMNDAGAFFVGKKFGKHKLWPRVSAGKTWEGLFGGAVVGTIAAVFVTATSHVWEPVDGLILGGMYAFLVPVGDLVESTMKRGAGVKDSGVFMPGHGGVLDRIDAILFAAPAMYFFAQIVGPGRMG
- a CDS encoding 1-deoxy-D-xylulose-5-phosphate reductoisomerase, whose protein sequence is MKRIALLGSTGSIGKNVLNIVRSFPDRFRVVSMAAGRNVEEAAKQAAEFSPRVMAMADEESARRLREIAGDGVRVVFGEAGLREVATSDGVELCVSGIVGAAGLSPTWAALSAGIPVALANKETLVMAGRLMLDLARKKGVEILPIDSEHSAIFQSVVGHNRGEVARIVLTASGGPFRGREAASLANVTPEEALAHPTWKMGPKITIDSATLMNKGLEVIEARWLFDLPPERIDVVIHPGSIVHSMVEFRDGQVIAQLGVPDMRGPIAYALSYPERLPGVMPRLDLTAVSPLEFFPVDFAAFPCLNLAYEALRGAPDAPAVLNAANEIAVAAFLDRRIAFGDIARAVGETMREDEGRDLTSLDDVMDADARARRHAAEWIARRSG